The genomic stretch GGCGCTGCGGCGGCTCGCGCCCACCGTGCTGGTGACGCCCTACCAGGCCGGGCGGATGCTGGCCCTGCTGCGGGAGGCGGGCTACGCCCCGGTGGCCGAGGACGCCACCGGCTCGGCGGTGCTGACCCGGCCGAAGGCTCGGCGGGCACCCGCCCGGGTCTCGGTCGCCACCCGGGCCCTCGACCCGTTGGCCACTCCGCGGCTGCCCCTGCCGCGCCTGCTGGGCGTGGTGGAGCAGATCCGCCGAGGTGACGCGGCGGCGCGGGCGGCCCGGCGGGCACCGGCGGCGGTGCGAGGCCGTACGCCGGCCGGCCCGACCCCGGTGACCGGGCACAGCGAGGCTCTGGCGGTGCTGCAACAGGCGGTACGCGACAAGGCGCTGGTCTGGGTCGGCTACGTCGACGCGCACGGGGCGACCGCGTCCCGGCTGGTACGGCCCGTCTCGCTGGGCGCCGGCTACCTGCGCGCCGAGGACGAGCGCACCGAGATGCTGCACACGTTCGCGCTGCACCGGATCACTGCTGCCGTGCTGGAGAGGTGAGGTGACGCAGTGGCTGAGGGCGTGACCGGTCAGCGCAGGCTGCGCCGGACCGATCCGACGATCGCCACGACCAGCAGCAGCGCGAAGCCGGTGCCGAGCGCCTCACCGACCGAGTCCACGAAGCCCTGCTGAAGGACGAGCCAGCCGAAGAGGAACCAGCCGAACAGCGCCACCCCGACGGTCGCGTACGCGATCACCGTGGCGGTGGAGACGGGTTCTGTGGACTGCGCCTGCTCGCGGTCGAGAATCATTTCCTGGTCAACGGTCATGCGCCCTCCCCTGTACGGTTCGGCCCTGCCGTCCAGGGTGACATTCCGGACGGCTGCCGACCAGCACCATCGCGTGACGATCCGGCCCAGTCCGTACCCCGGAGCAGGCGACGGTGAACCGGCGTTGCTGCTGGTCGGCGACTTTCTGGTGACCCGGTCGCGCATGCAACACTGGATGGTCGCCCGTCGGCAGGTCAGCCACCTGCCGGAGCGGCCTGATCAGCCGTACCGAGGAGGGGGTTCCGCGTGAGCGGTGGACCACTGATCGTGCAGTCGGACAAGACGCTGCTGCTGGAGATCGATCACTCCGATGCGCAGGCCTGCCGGATGGTCATCGCGCCCTTCGCGGAGCTGGAGCGCTCCCCCGAGCACGTGCACACCTACCGGTTGACCCCGCTCGGGCTCTGGAACGCCCGGGCCGCCGGCCACGACGCCGAGGGCGTGGTGGACGCGTTGATCAAGTACTCCCGCTATCCGGTGCCGCACGCCCTGCTGGTGGACGTGGCCGAGACCATGGACCGGTACGGCCGACTCCAGCTCGCCAACGACCCGGCGCACGGCCTGGTCCTGCGGGCCCTCGACCGGATGGTGCTGGTCGAGGTGGCCAAGAGCAAGAAGCTCGCCGGAATGCTCGGCAACAAGATCGACGACGACACCGTGGCGGTGCACCCGTCCGAGCGGGGCCGACTCAAGCAGGCCCTGCTCAAGCTCGGCTGGCCGGCGGAGGACCTGGCCGGGTACGTCGACGGCGAGGCCCACCCGATCGAGCTGGCGCAGGGCGGCGAGGACGGCGGCAAGCCGTGGACGCTGCGGTCGTACCAGCGGGAGGCCGTCGAGGCGTTCTGGGCGGGCGGCTCGGGCGTGGTGGTGCTGCCCTGCGGCGCCGGCAAGACGCTGGTCGGTGCGGCGGCGATGGCCGAGGCGAAGGCGACCACACTGATCCTGGTCACCAACACGGTCGCCGGCCGGCAGTGGAAGCGGGAGCTGATCGCCCGTACCTCGCTGACCGAGGAGGAGATCGGCGAGTACTCCGGCGAGCGCAAGGAGATCCGGCCGGTCACCATCGCCACGTACCAGGTGCTCACCTCACGGCGCGGCGGCGCCTTCACCCACCTGGACCTGTTCGGCGCCCGCGACTGGGGTCTGGTCGTCTACGACGAGGTGCACCTGCTGCCCGCGCCGATCTTCCGGTTCACCGCCGACCTCCAGGCCCGCCGCCGACTCGGGCTGACCGCCACCCTGGTCCGCGAGGACGGCCGGGAGGGCGACGTGTTCAGCCTGATCGGCCCGAAGCGGTACGACGCGCCGTGGAAGGACATCGAGTCGCAGGGCTGGATCGCCCCGGCACACTGCACCGAGGTCAGGGTCACCCTGACCGACGCCGAGCGGATGTCGTACGCGACGGCGGAGGCCGAGGAGCGCTACCGGATGGCAGCCACCGCCCGCACCAAGCTGCCGGTGGTACGCGCACTGGTCGAGCGGCACCCGGAGGAACAGACACTGGTGATCGGCGCGTACATCGACCAGTTGCACCAGCTCGGTGAATACCTGGACGCCCCGATCGTGCAGGGCTCGACCACCAACAAGGAACGCGAGCGGCTGTTCGACGCGTTCCGTTCTGGCGAGATCCGCACCCTGGTGATCTCCAAGGTCGGCAACTTCTCGATCGACCTGCCCGAGGCGGCGGTGGCGATCCAGGTGTCCGGCACGTTCGGCTCCCGCCAGGAGGAGGCGCAACGGTTGGGCCGGGTGCTGCGTCCGAAGGCCGACGGCCGGCAGGCGCACTTCTACACCGTCGTCTCGCGGGACACCATCGACACCGAGTACGCCGCCCACCGCCAGCGCTTCCTCGCCGAGCAGGGGTACGCGTACACCATCGTCGACGCCGACGACGTCCTCGGCCCACCCCTACCGACCGTCGACTGAGGTGCAAGGAAGGGACCCCTACTACCGTCTCCGGTATAGCAGGGGTCCCTTCCTAACATCTCGGAGCCGAAGATCAGAGGACTCGGGTGATCTGCTCGGCGGCGACGATCGCGTCCCGGCTCTCCGGGTCGGGGTTGGCGCAGAGCACCACGGAGGCACCGGCGGAGAGCGGGGCCAGCAGCCACTTCAACGGCTGGTCGTGCTCGGTGACGTCGACCAGCAGCCGGTCACCGACCCGCAGGTCGAGTTGCTCGGCGACGACCTTCGCGATCGAGCCCCACTCGGCGTAGCTGGTGCCGTCCGGGCTGGCCGCGTCACCGGCATGCAGCACGGGACGGTCGGTCGGGGCCTCGCTGTGTCGCAAAACCTCCACGGACCAGTCGAGCCAACCGGTCGGCACGTCGGTCAGCGGCTCCGGCCCGGTGCCGACGAGGTAGCGGTGCAGGCCCTCCGGCACGTCCTCCAGCCAGTCGTCGAGCCGTTCCGGGGTGACCAGCACGGCGTCGTACGGCCGATCACCGCCCGGCTCCAGCACCGGCAGCCCGGCGGTGGCCCACGGCCGGAACGACACCGCCATCCCCACCGACCCGGCACCGAGCAGCACCGCAGCGGTACGCCAGTGCGGCGGCAGCAGCACCGCGACCCGGCTTCCCGGGGCCAGCATGCACCCGTCACGCAGCAGGCCGGCCGCCCGCGCCGACCAGCGACCCAGCTCGGCGGCGGACAGCTCGTGCCGTTCGCCGGTGCGGTGATCGAGATAGGTGATCAGCGGCCGGTCCCGCTCGGCGAGGCCGGTGGCGGACAGTACGGGCAGGGCGGTCTCCATCCGTCGATAGTCCCTTGCCCACACTCGGTGACGAAATGAGGGCCCCGGCGAGGACTGTCCCTTCCCGTGGTCGGTGCGCGGCTGGCTGCCCGGCGACACGGCGGACCGGGGACGTGTCGACGACCTGGCGTACTTCGCCGTCTCGGTGGGCGAGTTCGTGCTGGCGCTACAGTCCAGGTCCCGGCTGACCACGACCGCCTGGGCCAGGGCGGTTAGGAAGGGTCCCCTGCTATACCGGAGGCGTTAACAAGGTGCCCTTCCTTACTCCGGCAGCGCACGCCCAGGTTCGCGCAGCGGAGCGAGCAGGTCGCCGTGCTCCTCGACCCGGTCCAGCACCTCGCCGGCCGTGTAGGGCCGCGTCGACGGTCGCTTGCCGGCCGCGCCGGCCTCCACCTCGTCCCAGGTCAGCGGCGCGGACACCGAGGGCACGGGCTGGGCCCGCAGCGAGTACGGGGCCACCGTGGTCTTCGCCGCGTTGTTCTGGCTCCAGTCGATGAAGACCTTGCCGGGCCGGAGGTTCTTCGCCATCTTCGACACGATCAGCTTCGGGTGCTCACGCTCCAGTTCCTGGGCGATCCGCCGGGCGTACCCGGTCACGTCGTCGGCGGACTGGGTGCCGGCGATCGGGCAGCAGAGCTGCATGCCCTTCTTGCCGGAGGTCTTCGGGTAGCTGTCCACCCCGTCGGCGGCCAGCCGGTCGCGCAGCAGCAGCGCCACCTGGCAGCACTGCCGCAGGGTCGCCGGCGGCCCGGGGTCCAGGTCGACCACCATCAGGTCCGGGTGCCCGCCGACCTTC from Micromonospora craniellae encodes the following:
- a CDS encoding DNA repair helicase XPB: MSGGPLIVQSDKTLLLEIDHSDAQACRMVIAPFAELERSPEHVHTYRLTPLGLWNARAAGHDAEGVVDALIKYSRYPVPHALLVDVAETMDRYGRLQLANDPAHGLVLRALDRMVLVEVAKSKKLAGMLGNKIDDDTVAVHPSERGRLKQALLKLGWPAEDLAGYVDGEAHPIELAQGGEDGGKPWTLRSYQREAVEAFWAGGSGVVVLPCGAGKTLVGAAAMAEAKATTLILVTNTVAGRQWKRELIARTSLTEEEIGEYSGERKEIRPVTIATYQVLTSRRGGAFTHLDLFGARDWGLVVYDEVHLLPAPIFRFTADLQARRRLGLTATLVREDGREGDVFSLIGPKRYDAPWKDIESQGWIAPAHCTEVRVTLTDAERMSYATAEAEERYRMAATARTKLPVVRALVERHPEEQTLVIGAYIDQLHQLGEYLDAPIVQGSTTNKERERLFDAFRSGEIRTLVISKVGNFSIDLPEAAVAIQVSGTFGSRQEEAQRLGRVLRPKADGRQAHFYTVVSRDTIDTEYAAHRQRFLAEQGYAYTIVDADDVLGPPLPTVD
- a CDS encoding TIGR03089 family protein, producing METALPVLSATGLAERDRPLITYLDHRTGERHELSAAELGRWSARAAGLLRDGCMLAPGSRVAVLLPPHWRTAAVLLGAGSVGMAVSFRPWATAGLPVLEPGGDRPYDAVLVTPERLDDWLEDVPEGLHRYLVGTGPEPLTDVPTGWLDWSVEVLRHSEAPTDRPVLHAGDAASPDGTSYAEWGSIAKVVAEQLDLRVGDRLLVDVTEHDQPLKWLLAPLSAGASVVLCANPDPESRDAIVAAEQITRVL
- the ligD gene encoding non-homologous end-joining DNA ligase, producing MPTDRLRVDVAGRTLELSNLDKILYPKAGFTKGEVIDYYTRISPVLLPHLCDRALTRIRYPNGVEGNSFFEKNAPAATPSWVHVETLPAPGSTKGRESIDYVVADDLPTLVWLANLAALELHTPQWKVGGHPDLMVVDLDPGPPATLRQCCQVALLLRDRLAADGVDSYPKTSGKKGMQLCCPIAGTQSADDVTGYARRIAQELEREHPKLIVSKMAKNLRPGKVFIDWSQNNAAKTTVAPYSLRAQPVPSVSAPLTWDEVEAGAAGKRPSTRPYTAGEVLDRVEEHGDLLAPLREPGRALPE